In Nocardia sp. NBC_00403, the DNA window CCTGGTGCCCGACTGCAACGTGGCGAGGGTCGGCTCCAGGCCGAGCGAGCCGACCAATGCGTTGAGCACCACATCGGCCTCGGTGCGACGCACCAGCTCGGTCACCGCACCCGGACCACCGAGGGCGAGGTCGAGCTGCTGTGCCGCGGTCGGGTCGGCGACAGCGACATTGCGAGTGCCGGTCGCAGCCATCTGCGCGGCAAGCAACTCGGTGTTGCCACCGCGGGCGGCCAAGCCGACCACCTCGAACTTATCGGGATTGGCCGCGATCACCTCGAGCGCTTGGGTCCCGATGGAACCGGTGCTGCCGAGCAGTAGGACTCTCACAATGTCGGACACGGCCCCATTGTGGCAGGGCCTGCTGGCTACGACGACCGGTCGTATGCCACGATATCGACAAGTACTCGACCCACCAAGGAGCGATCGTGGCCGCCACGGAACTCGAAACCACCCACAGTGACAGCGGCGTCCTCACCCGTGTGGATACCGCCGAGGTTCCGTCCGCCGCCTGGGGTTGGAGCGGCGAGTCCCGCCGGACCTTCCGTGCCGCAGGCTGGATCGTCGCGTTGATCCTGCTGGCCATGACCATCGGCAACCACAAAGGCCGGGTCGAAGACGTCTTCCTCGTCGGCTTCGCTGTTGCCATCGCGGGCATTCTGATCCGCGACTCGATTCTGCGTCGCAAGCCGCGCTAGTTCCGCGCCGAGGCTGTTGCCGTCGTCGCCAACTGCGACGACGCGCCATAGTGACATTGCATCGAGGTGCGGGCGGCCACGGTGCCCCCCATCGAAATGCTCTGCCCCGCAGAGCAATAGGAGCCGGAACCGGCAGCCGCTACCCCGACACGGACAACCCGCGTCGGGGTCCGGCTGGATCATTGCGATACAGGACCCTCGCCGCCCGCGCGGGAACCCGCGACCGTCAGTTCACAGCGGCCGTCGACGCAGGACCGTTCCAAACGGCCCATCGAGATGGTTTGAGCCAACCCGATCGCCCAGCAGGTCGGGCAACCACGCAACGCAACCAAGCCGACCGGTGCCAGTAGCAAGCTGATCGGTCCCGTCAGCGGTAGCAACGCCACCGAGCCGATCAGGGCGCCGAATCCCATAGCCCCGCGGGCCAAGTGACGGGGCACCGACCTGCTGGAATAGCTCGGCTCGGCGGTCATTCTCGGCCTCACATCGGATCCTGCAATGTGTGATGCACGGCGGACCTGGCGCGGTGCAGCCGCGATTTCATCG includes these proteins:
- a CDS encoding DUF2631 domain-containing protein; the encoded protein is MAATELETTHSDSGVLTRVDTAEVPSAAWGWSGESRRTFRAAGWIVALILLAMTIGNHKGRVEDVFLVGFAVAIAGILIRDSILRRKPR